A window of Actinobacillus suis ATCC 33415 contains these coding sequences:
- the ptsH gene encoding phosphocarrier protein Hpr, which produces MYSKDVVITAPNGLHTRPAAEFVKAAKGFASDITVTSGGKSSSAKSLFKLQTLGLTQGTTITISAEGEDEQKAVDFLVDLIPTLE; this is translated from the coding sequence ATGTACTCAAAAGACGTTGTTATTACTGCACCTAACGGTTTACACACTCGCCCAGCAGCTGAGTTTGTAAAAGCAGCTAAAGGTTTCGCTTCAGACATTACCGTAACTTCTGGCGGTAAAAGCTCAAGCGCAAAAAGTTTATTCAAACTTCAAACTTTAGGCTTAACTCAAGGTACAACAATCACTATTTCTGCGGAAGGTGAAGACGAGCAAAAAGCAGTTGATTTCTTAGTAGATTTAATTCCTACTTTAGAATAA